A region from the Lysobacter antibioticus genome encodes:
- a CDS encoding endonuclease/exonuclease/phosphatase family protein encodes MRTFPSAAIAPIPRSFASALTAALLLAGIAATSQAIAAEKTPPIETRAVTVTVLSFNLWHDKGDWPKRRAMIVAEIKRLKPDVIALQEVLQRDGLRNQAEDLAAALGYRVQFVSVDPADAARRYGNAILTRKRTEAREMRKLEPLDDYRTAAHARLRPGTPRTHIDVYATHLHNDRAGGAIRARQVSSLLNFIDATAQGSYVIVAGDFNSNADSPELRALATRYRDAYGSAHPDASANIAAHTTLNPAYLPAQRIDHVFYDPIGFELVEARVVLKQNQDGVWPSDHFGLLVKLRTRPKLVTLRASPN; translated from the coding sequence ATGCGAACCTTCCCTTCTGCCGCGATCGCGCCGATTCCGCGTTCGTTCGCATCCGCGCTCACCGCGGCCCTGCTGCTCGCCGGCATCGCCGCAACCTCGCAGGCGATCGCCGCCGAAAAAACCCCGCCCATCGAAACCCGCGCGGTCACGGTGACCGTGCTCAGCTTCAACCTCTGGCACGACAAGGGCGATTGGCCCAAGCGCCGCGCCATGATCGTCGCCGAGATCAAGCGCCTGAAGCCGGACGTGATCGCCCTGCAGGAAGTGCTGCAACGCGACGGCCTGCGCAACCAGGCCGAGGACCTCGCCGCAGCGCTCGGTTATCGGGTGCAATTCGTTTCGGTCGACCCGGCCGATGCCGCGCGCCGTTACGGCAACGCCATCCTCACCCGCAAGCGCACCGAGGCGCGCGAGATGCGCAAACTCGAACCGCTCGACGACTATCGCACCGCCGCGCATGCGCGGCTGCGCCCGGGCACTCCGCGCACCCATATCGACGTCTACGCCACCCACCTGCACAACGACCGGGCCGGCGGCGCCATCCGCGCCAGGCAGGTATCGAGCCTGCTGAACTTCATCGACGCCACCGCGCAGGGCAGCTACGTGATCGTCGCCGGCGACTTCAACAGCAATGCCGACTCGCCGGAACTGCGGGCGCTGGCTACGCGTTATCGCGATGCCTACGGCAGCGCCCACCCCGATGCGTCCGCGAACATCGCTGCCCACACCACCCTCAACCCCGCCTACCTGCCGGCGCAACGCATCGACCACGTCTTCTACGACCCGATCGGTTTCGAACTCGTCGAAGCCCGCGTCGTGCTCAAGCAAAACCAAGATGGCGTCTGGCCCTCCGACCACTTCGGCCTGCTGGTCAAGCTGCGCACCCGGCCCAAGCTCGTCACCCTGCGCGCGTCACCGAACTGA
- a CDS encoding esterase-like activity of phytase family protein, whose amino-acid sequence MIRSTLTSLLLACAATAFAAPAVAAHWSLTDLVETPATQRDAVRLPPSTPDQANLNRFGFYSDLTYNPRDGYWYALSDRGPGGGVIDYATRVQRLRIPYDRRSGRIGQPIVDKTVLFSARRGDSFNGLNPQLLNGDAAKLGLSFDPEGFAVGRNGHFYVADEYGPSLYEFAPNGRFLRAFATPANLQPRNAQGQLDYVGDRKLVVSGRQDNRGFEGLTLTPSGDKLYAVMQDPLVQEGASNDGRRSRNVRIVEFDLRSGRSNAQYVYQLEPIAALNALDPSSDDDFSATHQGRSIGLSAIHALSDRDFLVLERDNRGLGVEVTAAPLHKRVYRISLRGATNVATQSLAGSNDLPAGVRAVDKAPELDILAALRGAGARDIPEKLEGLAIGPRLRNGKHLVLIGSDNDYSVTQSGAGEQFEVCVDRRSGERAQVPLDADCPAGKARIPGTLVAFAVDFRR is encoded by the coding sequence ATGATCCGTTCGACCCTGACCTCGTTGTTGCTCGCCTGCGCCGCGACCGCGTTCGCCGCCCCTGCGGTGGCCGCTCATTGGTCGCTGACCGACCTCGTCGAAACCCCGGCGACCCAACGCGATGCGGTGCGTCTGCCGCCGAGCACGCCCGACCAGGCCAACCTCAACCGCTTCGGCTTCTATTCCGACCTGACCTATAACCCGCGCGACGGCTACTGGTACGCCCTGTCCGACCGCGGCCCCGGCGGCGGCGTGATCGACTACGCCACCCGCGTGCAGCGCCTGCGCATTCCCTACGACCGTCGCAGCGGCCGCATCGGCCAGCCCATCGTCGACAAGACCGTGTTGTTCAGCGCGCGCCGCGGCGACAGCTTCAACGGCCTCAACCCGCAGTTGCTCAACGGCGACGCCGCCAAACTCGGCCTGAGTTTCGACCCGGAAGGCTTCGCGGTCGGCCGCAACGGCCACTTCTACGTCGCCGACGAATACGGCCCGAGCCTGTACGAATTCGCCCCGAACGGCCGCTTCCTGCGCGCCTTCGCCACGCCCGCCAACCTGCAGCCGCGCAACGCCCAGGGCCAACTCGACTACGTCGGCGACCGCAAACTCGTGGTCAGCGGGCGCCAGGACAACCGCGGCTTCGAAGGCCTCACCCTCACCCCGTCCGGCGACAAGCTGTACGCGGTGATGCAGGACCCGCTGGTGCAGGAAGGCGCGAGCAACGACGGCCGCCGCAGCCGCAACGTGCGTATCGTCGAGTTCGACCTGCGCAGCGGCCGCTCCAACGCCCAGTATGTCTACCAACTCGAACCGATCGCCGCCCTGAACGCGCTCGACCCGTCCAGCGACGACGATTTCTCGGCCACCCACCAAGGCCGCAGCATCGGCCTCAGCGCGATCCATGCCTTGAGCGACCGCGACTTCCTGGTGCTGGAACGCGACAACCGCGGCCTCGGCGTCGAAGTCACCGCCGCGCCGCTGCATAAGCGCGTGTATCGAATTTCCCTGCGCGGCGCGACCAATGTCGCCACGCAGTCGCTGGCCGGCAGCAACGACTTGCCCGCCGGCGTGCGTGCGGTCGACAAGGCGCCCGAACTCGACATCCTCGCCGCTCTGCGCGGCGCCGGCGCCCGCGACATCCCGGAGAAACTCGAAGGCCTGGCGATCGGCCCGCGCCTGCGCAACGGCAAGCACCTGGTGCTGATCGGCAGCGACAACGACTACAGCGTCACCCAGAGCGGCGCCGGCGAACAGTTCGAAGTCTGCGTCGACCGCCGCAGCGGCGAACGCGCACAGGTTCCGCTGGATGCCGATTGCCCGGCCGGCAAGGCGCGCATCCCCGGCACCCTAGTCGCCTTCGCCGTCGACTTCCGTCGCTGA
- a CDS encoding YdeI/OmpD-associated family protein, whose protein sequence is MGQPDPRIDAYIVKAAPFAQPILEHLRAVVHAACPQVEEAIKWGMPSFVYRGKLMCGMAAFKQHATFGFWQGANIVGARQSADSDAMGQFGRLSKIGDLPGKRELTRLVKQAMALIETGVTRPATKRAQPKPPVELPTDLAAALAQKKNAKAKTTYEAFPPSQRREYVEWIESAKREDTRKARLAQAMEWMAEGKVRNWKYMAK, encoded by the coding sequence ATGGGCCAGCCCGATCCGCGTATCGATGCCTATATCGTCAAGGCCGCGCCGTTCGCGCAGCCGATCCTCGAGCACCTGCGCGCGGTCGTGCACGCGGCCTGTCCGCAGGTCGAGGAAGCGATCAAGTGGGGCATGCCCAGTTTCGTTTACCGCGGCAAGCTGATGTGCGGCATGGCGGCGTTCAAGCAGCATGCCACCTTCGGTTTCTGGCAGGGCGCGAACATCGTCGGCGCACGGCAATCCGCCGACAGCGATGCGATGGGCCAGTTCGGCCGTCTGAGCAAGATCGGCGACCTGCCCGGCAAGCGCGAACTCACTCGCCTGGTGAAGCAGGCGATGGCCTTGATCGAAACCGGCGTGACGCGTCCTGCGACCAAGCGCGCGCAACCCAAACCGCCGGTTGAACTCCCGACGGATCTGGCCGCCGCGCTGGCGCAGAAGAAAAATGCGAAAGCCAAGACGACCTACGAAGCGTTTCCGCCGAGCCAGCGGCGCGAGTACGTCGAATGGATCGAGAGCGCGAAGCGCGAGGACACCCGCAAGGCGCGGCTCGCCCAGGCCATGGAATGGATGGCCGAAGGCAAGGTACGCAATTGGAAGTACATGGCGAAGTGA
- the thpR gene encoding RNA 2',3'-cyclic phosphodiesterase, translated as MHQDSLFAAPAVSPDIHRLFFALLPDAATQARMAEAAASLHREHDAGGRLIGAHRYHLTLQFLGDASEFQPERAARAQAAAASLILPAFDLRLDRAGSFRNKSVPWWLGCERTPEGLDSLFQRLGVALAKEGVRVESGRALVPHVTIVRDAAGHLHPPIAIDPIDWRVEAFVLIHSQLGSRNAYDVLGQWPLTA; from the coding sequence ATGCATCAAGACTCGCTGTTCGCGGCACCGGCCGTTTCGCCCGATATTCATCGATTGTTCTTCGCCCTGTTGCCCGATGCGGCGACCCAGGCGCGCATGGCCGAGGCCGCCGCGAGCCTGCATCGCGAGCACGATGCCGGCGGGCGCCTGATCGGCGCGCACCGTTATCACCTGACCCTGCAGTTCCTCGGCGACGCCTCCGAGTTCCAGCCCGAGCGCGCGGCGCGGGCGCAGGCCGCCGCGGCCAGCCTGATCCTGCCGGCGTTCGATCTGCGGCTCGACCGTGCCGGCAGTTTTCGCAACAAGTCGGTCCCCTGGTGGCTCGGTTGCGAACGCACACCAGAGGGCCTGGACAGTCTGTTCCAGCGGCTCGGCGTGGCCCTGGCCAAGGAAGGCGTGCGGGTCGAGTCCGGTCGTGCACTGGTGCCGCACGTCACCATCGTCCGCGACGCGGCCGGCCACCTGCACCCGCCGATCGCCATCGACCCGATCGATTGGCGCGTCGAGGCCTTCGTCCTGATCCACAGTCAGCTCGGCTCGCGCAACGCCTACGACGTGCTGGGGCAGTGGCCGCTGACCGCGTGA
- a CDS encoding nuclear transport factor 2 family protein, with protein sequence MKSILNLCALALLALSLHAQAQTAPAAAPQDSDQHEQDRRAQAKREIEAIVETFKAAIIAKDSATLKSLFLPEHNSWILVSSDEEFRQRKAKNPKLKKLEPGTYVEFAEQMSQGKERFEEKFSNLKIETDGAIASVHFDFVFLEDERMTGKGQEAWQLVKTEQGWKINAVIYSSYPLK encoded by the coding sequence ATGAAGTCGATCCTGAATCTGTGCGCCCTCGCCTTGCTGGCGCTGTCCCTGCACGCCCAGGCGCAGACCGCGCCGGCCGCAGCCCCGCAGGACTCCGACCAACACGAGCAGGACCGACGCGCACAAGCCAAGCGCGAGATCGAAGCCATCGTCGAGACCTTCAAGGCCGCGATCATCGCCAAGGACTCGGCCACCTTGAAGAGCCTGTTCCTGCCCGAACACAACTCCTGGATCCTGGTGTCCTCCGACGAGGAGTTCCGCCAGCGCAAGGCCAAGAACCCCAAGCTGAAGAAGCTCGAACCCGGCACCTACGTCGAGTTCGCCGAGCAGATGAGTCAAGGCAAGGAACGCTTCGAGGAAAAATTCTCGAACCTCAAGATCGAAACCGACGGTGCCATCGCCAGCGTGCATTTCGACTTCGTCTTCCTCGAAGACGAGCGCATGACCGGCAAGGGCCAGGAAGCCTGGCAGTTGGTCAAGACCGAGCAGGGCTGGAAGATCAACGCGGTGATCTACTCCTCCTACCCGCTCAAGTAA
- a CDS encoding TauD/TfdA family dioxygenase produces the protein MHAFKETALFADGRAPRVFEPGAGERDLAAFVAARRELIEERLLEHGALLFRGFDVASVADFEGFGEAVSPRALDYTYRSTPRSSVGKGVFTATEYPPDQEIALHCENAYQRDWPLKIAFCCLIAPQSGGETPIADMRRVAAAIGEERMDRFEARGVRYVRHYRPYVDIPWETVFQTSDRGEVARFCEANGIVHEWLDAQTLRTAQTNHGTARHPLTGERVFFNQAHLFHVSNLGAEVATSLLNMFGADRLPRHAYYGDGGEIAAEDLQAVREAFAGASIRFPWQVGDVMLLDNMQMAHGRKPFSGARKIVASLLDAYSERASNETVPLAATA, from the coding sequence ATGCATGCTTTCAAGGAAACCGCGCTGTTCGCCGACGGCCGCGCCCCGCGCGTATTCGAACCCGGTGCCGGCGAGCGCGATCTGGCCGCCTTCGTCGCCGCACGGCGCGAGCTGATCGAGGAGCGTCTGCTCGAACATGGCGCCTTGTTGTTCCGCGGTTTCGACGTCGCCAGCGTCGCCGACTTCGAGGGCTTCGGCGAAGCGGTGTCGCCGCGCGCGCTCGATTACACCTACCGTTCGACCCCGCGCAGCTCGGTCGGCAAGGGCGTGTTCACCGCCACCGAATATCCGCCGGACCAGGAGATCGCCCTGCATTGCGAGAACGCCTATCAGCGCGACTGGCCGCTGAAGATCGCGTTCTGCTGCCTGATCGCGCCGCAGAGCGGCGGCGAGACCCCGATCGCCGACATGCGCCGGGTCGCCGCGGCCATCGGCGAAGAGCGCATGGACCGCTTCGAGGCGCGCGGCGTGCGCTATGTGCGCCACTACCGGCCCTACGTCGATATTCCCTGGGAAACGGTATTCCAGACCTCCGACCGCGGCGAAGTCGCGCGTTTCTGCGAGGCCAACGGCATCGTCCACGAATGGCTGGACGCGCAGACCCTGCGCACCGCCCAGACCAACCACGGCACGGCGCGGCATCCGCTGACCGGCGAGCGCGTGTTCTTCAACCAGGCGCATCTGTTCCACGTCAGCAACCTCGGCGCCGAGGTGGCGACGTCCTTGCTCAACATGTTCGGCGCCGACCGGCTGCCGCGCCATGCTTATTACGGCGACGGCGGCGAGATAGCGGCCGAGGACCTGCAGGCGGTGCGCGAGGCCTTCGCCGGCGCCTCGATCCGGTTTCCCTGGCAGGTCGGTGACGTGATGTTGCTCGACAATATGCAGATGGCGCATGGGCGCAAACCTTTCAGCGGCGCCCGCAAGATCGTCGCGAGCCTGCTGGATGCGTATTCCGAGCGTGCCTCGAACGAAACGGTGCCGCTCGCGGCGACGGCGTAA
- a CDS encoding DUF5916 domain-containing protein, which translates to MTADFPASRLRAGSVLMLTLLVSAPACASIVIDGKLDETEWEQAKRYDDFKVTEPYRLTAPDSGSGTQARLLSTPDGIVVAFVLEQAPAFARVKPRLERDQEDVIDGVNFMVDFDGDGRTAYTFSVGLSGSIMDGVVTNENVPNYDWDTDWSWAVEETENGWQVEMLIPWTVAPMRGTDSPSRNVAVYFSRVLGGNGERQSYPAVSIERGRFVSGFERLEIPQYRKALLHFWPYVTANHDMITGRTKYNGGVDLFWKPSPRFQLSATVNPDFGQVESDDLVINFDAIETFFSDRRPFFTENQGIFDLSTPDQGRLIHTRRIGGDADDGSGASDIDAAIKLNGSLGRLSYGVLAATEDGEAGRDFYAARLLFPVHDKLSIGWLGTDTERPFRDRSAQVQAVDMSWRPSDALVINGQVLGSFIDQRGRSVNDSGAWMRINWTPSESWRYRLEANHVGNHLDFNDLGYQRRASLNEVKLAADYVHRVKDEGANLRSVRWFADLQARSNDRGDRLPTTLAIVNNYNYRSGNRLNFNVSLITSGWDDLISRGNGLWKRSQRYRSEAEFVSRRYGDWTYGAALSMLPQGLSGKATPELELSAVWYPNDEFNAQLIFSPDRGSDWLIWEDGRNFGRYSRRGDYASLNLSWFPGLHHEVRLKTEWASVRADGGQGYILQPNGQMLASGQARADFDVNNFGLQLRYRYLLGPQSDIFVAYSRGGSTFLERDPLGTYDQFTDALELRDSDQLLAKIRYRF; encoded by the coding sequence ATGACTGCAGATTTTCCCGCCTCGCGACTGCGCGCCGGTTCGGTGCTGATGCTGACCCTGTTGGTCAGCGCGCCGGCCTGCGCCTCGATCGTGATCGACGGCAAGCTCGACGAAACCGAATGGGAACAGGCCAAGCGCTACGACGACTTCAAGGTCACCGAGCCGTATCGTCTGACCGCGCCCGACAGCGGCAGCGGCACCCAGGCGCGCCTGCTGTCGACGCCGGACGGCATCGTCGTCGCCTTCGTGCTCGAACAGGCGCCGGCGTTCGCGCGGGTCAAGCCGCGCCTGGAGCGCGACCAGGAGGACGTCATCGACGGCGTCAACTTCATGGTCGATTTCGACGGCGACGGCCGCACCGCCTACACCTTCAGCGTCGGCCTGTCGGGTTCGATCATGGACGGCGTGGTGACCAACGAGAACGTGCCGAACTACGACTGGGACACCGACTGGAGCTGGGCGGTCGAGGAGACCGAGAACGGCTGGCAGGTCGAGATGCTGATCCCGTGGACGGTGGCGCCGATGCGCGGTACCGACTCGCCGAGCCGCAACGTCGCGGTGTATTTCAGCCGCGTGCTCGGCGGCAACGGCGAGCGCCAGTCGTACCCGGCGGTGTCGATCGAACGCGGCCGTTTCGTCTCCGGCTTCGAGCGACTGGAGATTCCGCAGTACCGCAAGGCCTTGCTGCACTTCTGGCCCTATGTCACCGCCAACCACGACATGATCACCGGCCGCACCAAGTACAACGGCGGCGTCGACCTGTTCTGGAAGCCGTCGCCGCGTTTCCAGTTGAGCGCGACGGTGAATCCGGATTTCGGCCAGGTCGAGTCCGACGACCTGGTGATCAACTTCGACGCCATCGAGACCTTCTTCAGCGACCGGCGCCCGTTCTTCACCGAGAATCAGGGCATCTTCGACCTCAGCACGCCCGATCAGGGCCGGTTGATCCACACCCGCCGCATCGGCGGCGATGCCGACGACGGCAGCGGCGCCAGCGACATCGATGCGGCGATCAAACTCAACGGCTCCTTGGGGCGGCTCAGCTACGGCGTGCTGGCGGCGACCGAGGACGGCGAGGCCGGCCGCGATTTCTACGCGGCGCGTTTGTTGTTCCCGGTGCACGACAAGCTCAGCATCGGCTGGCTCGGCACCGACACCGAGCGCCCGTTCCGCGACCGCAGCGCGCAGGTGCAGGCGGTCGACATGAGCTGGCGGCCGAGCGATGCCCTGGTGATCAACGGCCAGGTGCTCGGCAGCTTCATCGACCAGCGCGGCCGCAGCGTCAACGACAGCGGCGCCTGGATGCGGATCAACTGGACGCCGTCGGAAAGCTGGCGCTATCGGCTCGAAGCCAATCACGTCGGCAACCACCTCGACTTCAACGACCTGGGCTACCAGCGCCGCGCCAGCCTCAACGAGGTCAAGCTCGCCGCCGACTACGTGCATCGCGTCAAGGACGAGGGCGCCAACCTGCGCAGCGTGCGCTGGTTCGCCGACTTGCAGGCGCGCAGCAACGACCGCGGCGACCGCTTGCCGACCACGCTGGCGATCGTCAACAACTACAACTACCGCAGCGGCAACCGACTCAACTTCAATGTCAGCCTGATCACCTCCGGTTGGGACGACCTGATTTCGCGCGGCAACGGCTTGTGGAAGCGTTCGCAGCGCTATCGCTCCGAAGCCGAGTTCGTCAGCCGCCGCTACGGCGACTGGACCTATGGCGCGGCCTTGTCGATGCTGCCGCAAGGCCTGTCGGGCAAGGCCACGCCGGAGCTGGAACTCAGCGCAGTCTGGTACCCCAACGACGAGTTCAACGCCCAGCTGATCTTCAGCCCGGACCGCGGCAGTGACTGGCTGATCTGGGAAGACGGCCGCAACTTCGGCCGTTACTCGCGGCGCGGCGACTACGCCAGCCTCAATCTGAGCTGGTTCCCGGGCCTGCATCATGAGGTGCGCCTGAAGACCGAATGGGCCTCGGTGCGGGCCGACGGCGGCCAGGGCTACATCCTGCAGCCGAACGGACAGATGCTGGCGAGCGGGCAGGCGAGGGCGGATTTCGACGTCAACAACTTCGGCCTGCAGCTGCGCTACCGCTACCTGCTCGGCCCGCAGTCCGACATCTTCGTGGCCTATTCGCGCGGCGGTTCGACCTTCCTCGAACGAGATCCGCTCGGTACCTACGATCAATTCACCGATGCGCTGGAACTGCGCGATTCCGACCAACTGCTGGCCAAGATCCGCTACCGGTTCTGA